The proteins below are encoded in one region of Macaca nemestrina isolate mMacNem1 chromosome 10, mMacNem.hap1, whole genome shotgun sequence:
- the LOC105484262 gene encoding uncharacterized protein, with product MRNARSTRPARAESWRLSLCFLNWQDAIISKPHCPAGRTCLTAAASHGSRGAGHSDKDQGRSPKHVVSHVEHKKQCPAEFTDSCGVDNAAASVPSQVGFPGHLTARTAAHKREALAVAPTPTLQVNARGAKLRAPKAPRTPDALGRGPKRAGEWKTGCF from the coding sequence ATGAGAAACGCCCGGAGTACCCGCCCCGCACGGGCGGAGAGTTGGCGACTTTCACTCTGCTTTTTAAACTGGCAAGACGCCATCATCAGCAAACCACATTGTCCTGCCGGCCGGACCTGCCTGACGGCGGCCGCATCCCACGGCTCACGCGGGGCTGGACATTCGGACAAGGACCAGGGTCGCAGCCCGAAGCACGTGGTCTCTCACGTAGAGCACAAAAAGCAGTGCCCCGCGGAGTTCACTGACTCCTGCGGCGTAGACAACGCCGCCGCCTCCGTCCCCAGCCAAGTTGGCTTCCCTGGCCATCTTACAGCGCGGACGGCCGCCCACAAACGGGAAGCCCTCGCCGTGGCGCCCACACCTACGCTACAGGTGAACGCACGGGGAGCAAAACTTCGGGCTCCGAAGGCACCCCGGACACCAGACGCTCTTGGGCGCGGTCCCAAGAGGGCAGGAGAGTGGAAGACGGGCTGTTTTTAA